The following is a genomic window from Thiomicrospira sp. XS5.
CGTGCTGGAATGCTGTGGACCGCCATGTCGAAAATGGCCGTGGAGAGCAGACAGCGATCATTTATGACAGCCCGATCACCCACACCAAGCGAGAGATTTCCTATGTCGAGTTGCGCAACCGTGTCGCCACACTGGCCGGAGCGCTGAGGGCC
Proteins encoded in this region:
- a CDS encoding acetyl-coenzyme A synthetase N-terminal domain-containing protein; the encoded protein is DPEAFWMEAAKGIDWVQPPTKALFDENVPLYEWFCDARVNTCWNAVDRHVENGRGEQTAIIYDSPITHTKREISYVELRNRVATLAGALRA